The sequence below is a genomic window from Glycine max cultivar Williams 82 chromosome 20, Glycine_max_v4.0, whole genome shotgun sequence.
CGTGGGCTCGACTGAGTCGGTGAAAGCAGAAACACTTCCGACTGGAGCTATGGACAATCAACCACTCACAACACCTTTAGCCATTCTAGGTCAAAAAATGGTTCCAATAGACCAGGGGCTTACACGCATGGTTCTAGTGCAATGGCAAGGCTTGCACCCAGATGAAACATCATGGGAAGAGTGGGAAGGCCTCAAGGAATAgtatcaccttgaggacaaggtgctaATTGAAGATCGCGGGAATGTTACGAATAGTAACTTCGAACATCAAGTTAcgaggcccaaaagaaggagcAACATTCCTGGGCACTTGAAGGACTATGAGCTTCAAGCTTAACAGATTCTCGGGAGGCATAGCAGCACGAAGGAAGTTGAGGGATCATTCTAGAAGCTTAGGGGCAGTGATGTAGTCATGCCATAAGCCGTTAGGATTGTTAGTTAGCTGTTACGTAACTAACTGCATGTATTAAAGCCAAGTTCAAACCCGTGAGAGGAACATATGAATAATATTCTCCTTCTGTGCTTAGATTCTGTCACGAGAAAAGGTTCCTCTAACATTTGTCCTTTCATTGTATCCTCCTTACGTAAACTCTCGAATTTGATAacatacacaaacacaaaatcattattttattcaagatgAGGTACGTGATTAAAAAACCAGTATATATCCAAAATCTACACCATAGATAACTTTAACATGTGACATGTCTAGCTTGTCATTAATTAAGCAATTTTGACCTGAATGGTCTTGGGCTCCGGTGGTGGAAGCTTCTCGACGATAACAGAGATAACCCCATCCTGAGAAACAACATATATCTTATCGGGGAGAGTGGACCTCCTCATGAACTTGGCAACCCTTTTCTTCGTTCTCAAGTAATACACCCCACTACCGTCCTTATGTACATTCTTAATGTTTTGCTAATTATTGCTTATCACTCATGTCTCTGAAGCTGTGTTTTTGAGTTTGAGGGAATATATACACACAACTATTATAGTATTATTCAGATGGATGAAATGCAGCACCAATTGGGAGGTGGTGTGAATTTATAGGGTGTTAAAGAAAAACAACCTCATAGTTCTATAGCTAGTGAGTCCTGGAATGGATGTAGAATGGTCAGGTGAAGATCAAGTTGAAGCTTTTAGGCAATCCCATGAATTTTCTTTACCCAACATTTTTAAATCTGAAAAAGTAATTCTTAATTAGAATAGATTTAATCGGACATACATGAACTtgattaacattattttattatatttttttatgactaaAAGTCTTTTTACTTCCgtcaaattttattatgaaaaacaaCCATTTTATACATAGGatagtatatatattaaattgatagatagaatttttttttttacacaggataagtgtatatatgtatgacaaattaaaacaaatcatACATggacaataaatataataaaaagagaagaaaaataaaaagaatcagTGATCAAGAAAGAACAAACTCTCCAACAAGGTTGTAAGTTACTGGTGTGATGGCCACAAAAACAGAATTTTCCCAGGGCTTACAATAGGTgctaattaatgaaaatatcaaaCGAAGTCATGTCATGTATGACCCACCGTACGTAACAAAAGGAAGTCATGTCTAGGGGTCGAGTCCAATaaccaaatatttttataagtacGAATTTAACACAAGATCAAATTTTACTACACTCAAATACGTGTTCAATCAATTAAGCTATACTCGTGGATAActatatatgatttaaatataaaataatgttatatccTATAAGTTctctacaattttttaatactttataaaaatattaaatgaaaaagtaaattctgaaaactcaaaatattaatgttatatttccgtacaaattttcttaatgtgttttacaaaaaaaaaaaatatatgtacatttaatcttttgaaaacataaacaaTTTAAAACTTTACTATACAAAACAggttgttaaataaaaagtgttatacgaagatgtaaaattatttacttaagaaatatttaatactttatttatctaaataagaaaattagtgaAAGATTTATATGCAAAAATTTTATTACGAGCATTGTTATATTATGTGGcacgaaaaatgaaaatatcaaaGGAAAATGTTTGGTGAGCATCTTATATACTATCTAACatccaaaaaaaagtaaaaagaaaaaaggtaaaatatataaaattatgaataattcaTGTATTACTTTTTAACACCAGTAACAAGCGCAAAAATGAGATAGTTAAAACTGAGTGACCTGTTATCATTCATGAAAATTTCGAAAAGTATCATACTTTTAGCCACGTATTCTGGAGTTAGTTCTGCAATAGAAGTcttatatttccttttattattattgtccgAGTAAATTTCGTGTGTGTACTGTGTACCATGTTTTCCATTTTCCATTTTCCATGCAGAAGAATAGTGTGATTTTTCAGTTACCTTGAAAACGCTGCATTTTACCAACATTATCGTTTCcgtgaatattattattattattctaacaATTATTAAATGAACTTTTTTTAATCGTAATATTATTTCTGAGCATCTTCAGTGCTGCTGTTTAATAAATTACCTATTTTTAGATCTCATTGCTTACGATTTTTTTACCATTaagcatgttttctttttgtagtGTTGAAATGAAGAGGAAAGAATGGAAATTTTTTAAGACGTTAGTGTGAATCCTACCTCTTCATCAcattactttaattaaaaaaatatttcttttcatttttattttattatatttgtttttactctatcaaacataacataaaataaatttatgtgaCATGCATGTtggattgtttaaaattaaaatctaattacTTATATAAGTAATGATGGcttatgttttaaaaacattttcttataatgattatcttaaaaaaagatattttagttagtttctaaaatttttttataagctaaaaaacttatttaattttacaataaataaattttttttgggttgtataataaacaaattttcttaatagtttttaacattttttgaaacACTACTTAACTAGTTTCTAACTATTTATATcttctttcacttttatttttgatatatttatttatttactttattatctttttaaataaatcataatttaattatttttctattattttatatttttaaagtatttcaatattaattttatcaaatacttatatttaaaacttacttaaaattatattcattaaaataaaatatgtataaataatttaagtatattaataaaaaaataaataactcaaGATGAAAGTCTCTTAAATTATACCTATTTGAGATGCATTTGTACAATTAATACTAGTGTGATAAACAAAGCACTTATTTAGATTAGTACTAGTATACTAGTACTTTTGTTCATTCAAATTCcttacaaatttgtttaaattaaaaaaaaaaaaacaaaatcaccgATTTCTAAAACCTCAGCATTCAGCAATGCTGCTTAGCCATGGTCCCCAATTGAAATGCGCTGGCCATTAAAGATTAGTCCTTAGTCCATTCACATCTCACCCACGGCAGGCTAATGGCGGAATAAGACTGTCACTTGAGCCCTATCAGTGGCCGAGCAACTTCTTCCACCACAAATCACCATCTTTCATTCAGCTTTATTCCAGAAAAAAACCaacttaattcttaaaaaaattaataaaaagttattattaagaccaccattttttaaaatcaataatttaaacgcataagttttgttttaaaatataattatatcttTTCTGTAATTCactaatttacattttattaaGCTGGACGAACAAATTCTTGttgaataaacattttattactAGTATTGTTTTTTGAtcgaaaagaggaaaaaaaaaaaaaaagcgatAAACATTACTAAATGAAGCGATTTGCTATGAACAGAAAGATAACAAAAAACCGAAAAGTAAGAGAGGTACGGACACGTGTCCATTTCCGTGATCCACCAAACCGTGACGATAACCCTGTCCCATTCTCTCTCTCCCTGCGACGCTCTCTAAAGCATAAATTCTCTTTATTCCTTGGCTCACTTTCTcctcaccaccaccatcattaTGTCACCCTTGGTAAGACCTATCCTTCGCTTATTCTTCTTCCAACAAATGTTTCTCTCATTCACACTAAGCATGTGtcttattattttcattctGTCCctgttgttctttctttttttttttttttttttttaagtaaaaacaaGAACCCTACTTACTCTGAAAGTGGCGAAGATGAGTTTGGGAACCGCTGAGGACGAATCCGGTTCCGAAATCCACATCCCAGCCGAAATCGACTGGCACATGCTGGACAAATCCAAGTTCTTCTTCCTCGGCGCCGCCTTATTCTCCGGCGTGTCATGCGCACTCTACCCCATGGTCGTGTTGAAGACGCGCCAGCAAGTTTCCTCCTCACGCTTCTCCTGCCTCAACATCTCCTGCGCCATTCTCCGCCACGAGGGCCTCCGCGGCTTCTACAAGGGCTTCGGAACCTCCCTCATGGGAACCATCCCCGCACGTGCGCTCTACATGGTCTCCCTCGAGATCACCAAGAGCAACGTCGCCACCGCCTTCCTCCAATTCGGCTTCTCCGAGACCACCGCCGTGGCTGTGGCCAACGCCGCCGCGGGCGTCACCTCCGCCATGGCGGCCCAGCTCGTGTGGACCCCAATTGATGTCGTGAGTCAGCGGCTCATGGTTCAGGGGAGTGGCGGGAGTAAAACCACAGTGCTCGCGAATCTCAATTCGGAAAATTACAGAAGCGGGTTTGATGCTTTTAGGAAAATTATGTGTGCTGATGGAGCGAGAGGGTTTTATAGAGGCTTTGGGATTTCTATATTGACTTATGCGCCTTCCAATGCGGTTTGGTGGACTTCTTATTCCATGGTTCATAGACTCATTTGGGGTGCTTTTGGTGTGCTTTTGGTTCTTACATGGGAAATAACAATGGTAGAAAGGGAAATGAAAAGAATGATAGTAATAAGTATAGCAGGTCTGATTCGAAGGCAATGGTGGCGGTTCAGGGGTTGAGTGTTGTTATGGCAAGTGGGGTATCTGCGATTGTGACAATGCCGTTTGATACGATAAAGACGAGGTTGCAGGTGTTGGATCTTCAAGAGGGGAATGGGAGAAGGAGGCCTTTGACTTTTGTTCAGACGGTGAGGAATTTGGTGAAGGAAGGTGGGTTGCTTGCTTGTTACAGAGGATTGGGTCCGAGATGGGCTTCCATGTCCATGTCTGCCACAACTATGATTACTACTTATGagtttttgaaaagaatgtcTACCAAGAATCAAGAGGATTTGAGTCCACCATAGGTCAACCACTCAAATATTGTTAGGAATTGGAgattaagaattaagaattaggatcaatcacttgtttctttgcTTGGATTTTTCTTTGTCATTTCTAGCACTCTAGTCTACCTCATCGGACACCAAATACAATGTGATGTTGAGATTGTATATACAACTCTtgtttttttctatcttttgtCTAGATCTTTTACCAAATACAATACCTatgatttttacttattttttaggaCTTGTCTTTTAGATTTTAGAATATGGAAGCATTGCTATGCTCCTTATTAGTTTACTTTGAACCTTGGGTTTTGGGATGAATGGGGCTCTGACCTTTGCGACTTGTAAAGGACGTGTACTAGAGACTAGAGACATGAATTGCAGGGTCGTGTTTTTTAAAGTCATTCCcccaaaattgaatttttttgtccTTCAAGTTATGTATcgacttttattttattgtttgctTTGCTTTATATTTACACAT
It includes:
- the LOC100798870 gene encoding solute carrier family 25 member 44, with product MSLGTAEDESGSEIHIPAEIDWHMLDKSKFFFLGAALFSGVSCALYPMVVLKTRQQVSSSRFSCLNISCAILRHEGLRGFYKGFGTSLMGTIPARALYMVSLEITKSNVATAFLQFGFSETTAVAVANAAAGVTSAMAAQLVWTPIDVVSQRLMVQGSGGSKTTVLANLNSENYRSGFDAFRKIMCADGARGFYRGFGISILTYAPSNAVWWTSYSMVHRLIWGAFGVLLGNEKNDSNKYSRSDSKAMVAVQGLSVVMASGVSAIVTMPFDTIKTRLQVLDLQEGNGRRRPLTFVQTVRNLVKEGGLLACYRGLGPRWASMSMSATTMITTYEFLKRMSTKNQEDLSPP